Proteins from one Cryptomeria japonica chromosome 4, Sugi_1.0, whole genome shotgun sequence genomic window:
- the LOC131079239 gene encoding uncharacterized protein LOC131079239 has product MELPEALGKKAVTLQCESVKGSCNVFLVGTCHVSSQSCKDVEAIIGFLKPDFVFLELCESRSYFLHPQTPEIVKVPSFTDAMVAMWKDSNINAFEILFSLITAKFGKKLKVFPGSEFLSAYREAKKYGGEVILGDRPIEITCQRTWSQMSFWYKTKFVVICLLMLPIAAFLSVDVDAITGNNQILEREFPSMAETMIHERDLYMASRLFEVAKECKSVVAVVGKSHVAGIQKNWKKPTAMEVKAAISS; this is encoded by the coding sequence ATGGAACTTCCAGAAGCCCTGGGGAAGAAAGCTGTAACTTTACAATGCGAATCCGTGAAAGGCAGCTGCAATGTTTTCTTGGTTGGAACATGTCATGTCTCTTCACAATCTTGCAAGGATGTTGAAGCAATCATTGGCTTCTTGAAACCAGATTTTGTATTCCTAGAGTTGTGTGAAAGCAGATCATACTTCTTGCATCCTCAAACACCTGAAATTGTAAAAGTACCCAGTTTTACTGATGCTATGGTTGCTATGTGGAAGGATAGCAATATTAACGCTTTCGAAATTCTTTTCAGCTTGATTACGGCAAAGTTTGGGAAGAAACTTAAAGTTTTTCCTGGCTCTGAGTTCCTAAGTGCATACAGAGAAGCAAAGAAATATGGTGGTGAGGTCATATTGGGTGACAGACCTATTGAGATAACTTGCCAAAGGACATGGTCACAGATGAGCTTCTGGTATAAAACTAAGTTTGTTGTCATCTGTCTATTAATGTTACCTATTGCGGCCTTCTTATCAGTAGATGTGGATGCAATTACTGGAAATAAtcaaatcttggaaagggaattccCAAGTATGGCAGAGACAATGATTCATGAGAGGGACTTGTATATGGCCTCTAGATTGTTTGAAGTTGCAAAGGAATGTAAATCAGTTGTAGCAGTTGTGGGAAAGAGCCATGTTGCTGGAATTCAGAAAAATTGGAAGAAACCCACTGCAATGGAAGTGAAGGCTGCAATATCTTCATAA